GACCCCCCCTCAGCGCGGAGGGACTGATGGGGAGGGGGCCACGTGCGGTGCAGGTCTGAACGGTCTCCGACTCCTTCCCGCAGGCCTTAGACCAGCCGGTTCCTATCGGGACAGCAGTAACAAGGACGGGAGTGAGGAGACTGGTGGATAACTTTCCCAGTGACTGGAAGAGTCGTGCCTCAACTCTACCAGGGCTCGGGGGGGCCagggagcccatgggcagagcagcctggccaGTGCGGAGCGCCTGGAATGCCAAAAGGCTTCTGACAAGTTCACTTAGAAGCTTTCGAGAGGGAAATTCACTTGTGGAATAGGAGAGAACATGCTCGTTTGGATTAATAGCGGGTTAAAAGACAGGAAACACAGGGTAGGAATAAGCAGACACACCCAGATGATCTGGAAACGGCAATGATGAGAACGGTGTCAGGTCTGCCCGTGAAATAAATCTAGTCCTGGCTGTAAAGTTACAGATGGATCTTGCGGTTCTGAGTTCTCGAAACTTGGTGCTGATAAATGCAAAGTGGGGCAAACGGATAAAAGTCCCAGCGGACGTGCACAACAGGCTCTAATGCAGCCGTTGCGTCTCTGGAAATGGCTGCAGACAGTTCAGAcgggaccagcagcagcagctagaaAGACTCATGGTGTTAGGAGCTGTTAGGAAAGAGCGAGGGAACGAAAGGGAGACCCCAGCCTTGCCCTGGTGTTTTCTGTCTTAATACTTTGGAAATCTAGTTTTGCTCCCCTCCATGTCAAACAGACACAGAGAAGGAGTGGAAAGATCAGAGGCGTGAAAGACCTTTTGCAGGAGGAGAGATTGAGAGATCAGGACTCTAGTCTGAAAGAGAGACAGCTGACGGGTGCAGTGAGAGTCTGTAAGTGCCTGGTGCGGAGAAGGGGATCCGGCGACGTTTGTTCACACGTGTGGGAGCAGATGCACAAAGAGGCCTGGTGAGGTTAGCAAGCTCCAGATTTaagcaaggaaaaggaaatattttttcacagtttATCTGAGTACGCAGTGGACGTCATTGCCAAGGGCTGTGGGAGGCTGCAAGAATAGACTGAAATAGAGACTAAACAAAACTGGGGGAAAACAGGTCTCACGTGACTGTTAAACCTGAGGCTCTGGATACCGTCCCTGGCACGTgcaggccgggagctgctgcctgctgcaggacGTAGTCAGAGCGGAAGTCAGGGTGTGCCTGCCTCCGTACCGGTTTCCTGGGCTGTGGTATTACTGTTGGATCCGGGCTGTCAGGCGCTCGGTGTGTCCTCGCGGGACTGCGCTGTGTCCCTGCCCACGTGGAGCGGCACCTTGCCCAGGCTCGGGCGTTATCTCCGTGGCCCAGAGCGGCAGGCTGAGAGTGTCGTAGCTGGCGGGTGGCACGTGCCAAGAGCCAGGACCCCCCGTCCCCGGCAGCCGCAGCCCTTCTGCCCTCCGGGCTGGGCAGACATCCTCTGAGAGCAGGTTCACCTCTCTCCTGCAGCATGAAGGTCGTCGTGGAAGATGCCACGAGTTCTGCAAGCATCACCATCAGAGTCTACGCTCACACTACAATAGCGACCCTCAAGCAGCAGGTATGGGGCGATGCGAGGGCCTGATCCCCGCTGGCTCGGTACGGGGGCTGGGTCGTGGGGTGCTGAGCCCCACCAGCCTGTTCTGTGCGTCTGTGCGTCCCTGTCCTCCTGGCAGGGAGACGAGAGAGGCTGCGGAGCCCAAGGGGCCGATGCAGCCGTCTTAGGTGCTTGTCCCTCTGGGGTGAGAGCTGTTTTTCCCTCCATTCTTCTCCCTTTGTTGAGCCAGTTCTTCACCGGTTCTCTTGGCTCACCCATGAATGCCAGTTTGATGTCAGCCCTTGCTGGGCAACAAGGCAGGGTGAGAAGCTCCTAGGAAGCGTGTGCTCAGGGTGCCACGGCCATGAGCTTACCCCGAGCTTCTCTGGCCGCCCAGGTGTTCCAGGACTATGGCTTCCACCCCCTGGTTCAGCGGTGGATCATCGGGCAGTGCCTGTGCGTGGACGAACGGACCGTCTCCTCCTACGGCATCCGCCGGGATGGCGACACCGCGTTTCTCTACCTGCTCTTGGCAAAGACAGTCGAGCTCACCGAACAGCGCTACGAGGAGGATCAGGCACAAATCATGCTGAGCTCCACCTGCTCGCTGACCGACAGCGCCggcgccagcgccagcgccggGGAGAAGCGCAAATACAACACCCTGCCCAGCATGTCTCCGAAGAAAGGTCTGGCTCACCTCTTGGCTCGCGCATGGGGAAGGGCGGCCGGCTCCTGCCTGGCGCTGGTGGGCAGGGATGCGTGTGGCCCCGGTCGGGGTGTTCAGGACGTGCCCTCCCGGCAGCACGTCCCTGGCCGGGAGGGCAGGGTTGCGGCAGGGATGGTCTCACGGGATTTGTGCCGTGCCCCTGCCTGGGGGTGAGGAGGGCGCTGGGCCTGGCAGCCGGCCCTCGTCTCCCCGGGGCGGCGTTCGTAACGTGCCTCTTCCGTGGCGTTGCTTTCTAGCGTGGGGCAACGACAACAGCAGGAAGATGGACATCGGTGAAATCAGCCAGCACTTGGATATGCTGCAGATTGGTGACCTTTTCACTAACCAGCCCAAGCCTGCTCCAGCCAGCGCAGCTTTGCCTTCGCCCGTGCAGGTATggggcccgcagcccccctccccggcaTGAGACCGGAGGCTGCTCTCCGGGGTGGGCTGGGTGAGGGGAGGCACTTTACCCGAGCCctgtccccctcctccctccccggcggctctccctgcttctgcagctcctgtgtgctCCCTGCAGGCGGGCTGGTCGTGTCCGAAGTGCACCTTCATCAACAAGCCCACGCGGCCGGGCTGCGAGATGTGCAGCACGGACCGCCCCGCCGATTACGTGGTCCCCGGCAGCTACAAGCCGGATGAAACGGAGCTCTGGAggatgcagcaggagcaggagggcaTCCTGCAGTACCAGCAGGTAACGGGGCCCGCGATCTGACCCCAGGGAGTAGCCGCTGTCCCTGTGCCCCTTGCTCAAGGACAGAGCGGGGCAGGATCATTCTTTGGCGCGGTTTGGAAGTGTCTCGTGGGCAAATggtcctgggctgggctgggaaggAGCCGCAGGCGAGGGGGAGACGCAGACACCCCGAGTGGTACCAAAGAGGGGCGGTTGcagcccccttcctctccctccctgagGCAGCGGTACCCACACGTGCGTGCCGGGGACTCGCGTAGGTGCCGTGTCGCGAGCACGGCGCGTTCTGGCACTGCTAGAGACGAGAGCCACCGCCAGCCCTGCTGAGCCGCGGCCTCCGGCAGGGACCCGAGCAGCCTCGTTCACCGGCACCGTGCAAAGGGAGAGCGGCGATCCGCGCAGGGCAGGGATCCCAGGGCCGTGACCCGCGGGACGCGGCGCCCCGGTCCGGCAGCGCGTTCTTCTCCTGCCTAACCGTGCAGCGAGCTGTGCGTCCGCAGGCCGCGCGCCGAGGGAGCCGTCGGGCTGTGCCGCGCTCGCTCTGTTTGCGTGCTGGAAGCCGTCTCCCGTGGGCGTCCCAGAAACGCGTGTGGGGCTCCGACGGGACCTCCCGCACCCTGGGACACGGCTgcggggggagcccggccccgTGGTCGTGGCGTGCTGCGGGATCGGGTGCGTCCGGCTCAGCCACTGACCAaaccttctcttctttctcttttcttttgtgccGGGATCCCGctaggaaaagggaaggagagaggatgGTTCAGCTGCGCACTGCATCTTGGGCTCGGGTTCCTTGGATGACTTCATCCACCTGTCCTCCGAATTCTGCTAGCCGCCCCGCGCCTGGCCGACCCGgacgccccgtcccgtcccgacCCGCCGGCCAGGGCCCAGGGCCCGCCAGGCCGGCCCCCGCGTGCGCTCAGTGGCTCCCGCCGGCCGCTGGGCCACCCGCTTTGGTCGGACCGTAGAGTCGATCGGGGACCTCTTCCCGCACGGAGAAGagccggcggggccccggcgcttCCCCGAGCTGCTGGTGGCGCGTGCTGCTCCGTGCGCGCACGTTGCTGGGGGGAGCGCGGCTCTCCCGCCCGAGGCAGGGACTCCGCTTTCccgggagcagggaaggggagagggcggAGGGGGAGCGCAGGGGTCCGGGCCGGCCTGGATTGCTGGTtcccgcgcggggccggctcTAGGGTAGTGGTGATTGAGGAGAGCGCGGCTGTCCCCGCTGCTGTGCTCGTGCTACGTCAGTCCTGCTCGCGAGGGCTTCGGGGAGGAACAGCATCACCCGGGCGTTCGGCGCCGTGAGGAACGGCTGGCTGAGCTGATCCGGGGCTGAGAAATTTGGCCGATGGTGCTCCCGGGGGTCTCGGAGGCTTGGGGTTTCTCCCCCGGGTGCAGGCACGGCACCGTGCCGCAGCGCCCGCAGAGCTGTCGCGGTGTCAGGAGCCGGACGGGCTCCCCTTCGGCAGGGCCAGCCCCGAGCCCTGCGGATCGCGCTGCCTCGCGTCGCGCGGGGCCACCGGCCTTCGCCGGGGCCCTGGTCATGTGGCATGGGCGGAAAATTGTGCGTGGGGCTGACGGTGAAGATACGGCCCCGGCTCGGGTCCCGGCGCCGCTGCGTCCCGGTGAGGCAGCCCCCTCCCCATAGCACTTTACGCGGAGGAGCACGGGCCCGCTCCTCCGTCTCCCGGGTCTGCCGGCGCTCGGAGCCAGGCGGCTGCAGGTTTGTTTATCGTGTTGCACTTTGCGTTCAAAACCTCGTCCCGAAGCCAGTCTTGCGAGGCAGGAATTATCCCAAACGGGGCCGCGGCGAGAGAGAGGTCGGTTCCCCGGACCCCGGTGCGTCCGGCGGGGCTCGCAGGGCAGGGACGGGCTCGGAGCGGGGGCAGCGACGGCCGCTCGCGTCCGCAGGTTCTCGCGCCCGCGTGCGTCTCCCCGGAGCTGCTGTCCGACGCGCGACTGTGCCACGTGGTCATGGGCGCCTTGGCGAGCCTCCTCCTTCCCTGATTAAAGCCTTACCCCCCCGAGCGGCTGTGCGGTGTTCTTGTGCGGGCTGCtcgccgcggggggggggtcaccctgtTTGGGTGGGTTTGGTGCCGCTCCGGGCCGGGCGCTGCAAGAGCGACGCCGGGGCCCTGTCGTGCGTCTGCTGCCCGCGGCTGGGGCGGGAGAGGGAGGGCCGCGACGGCCGCCGGCGTTTCTTGGCGCGAGGACGCAAGCCGTGAGCGAGACCGTGGTGCCGGGGGCGGGAGCTGAGCCGGCCGCCCCAGGGCTGTGCGTCCGCGTGGGGCAGGGGTTGCCCGGGAGCGGGGGCCGCAGAGCCCTCCCGCGTTGGTGCGCTCGGCTTTGGCTGGCGTCCCGGCTCTCGGCCGCGGAGCAAAGGCCGGGGCTGCTCGTGGGGCGGCGATCGCGGTCCCCGGCAAAGCGCCGAGCTCTGCGTGGGCGACGCGTCGGGGAGCGCGTGCGACTGCAGCACTCGCTGCGCGGTGCCGTGGGTGCGCGGCGCTGCCGAACCCGGAGCTCGGGGGgccgctgcccccctccccgcccgtccgtcccggcgccccgcggggagccAGGGGCTGCGTCCGCTTGGGACGTTGCGCGTCCGTCGCGTTGGGCAAAGGGCATCGCCTTGCGTCAGCAACGCGCGCAGAGAAGCCGCGGAGTTTGAACAAAAGCGTCCGAGGGCCTGGAAACGCCCAGggtgccgccggcccggccgggggggccgcgccgggcgctgaCCGGGGCCCTTCCTCGCCGCAGGCGCTGGAGGCCGAGCGGATGCGGaacttccagcagctgctgcagatggAGGCGGAGGTGCTGGTGCCCAACCAGGAGGTGCTGGAGTGCCGCATCTGCTACCAGCAGGTCGCCCCGGGAGAGGGGGTGCTGCTGCGCGAGTGTCTGCACAACTTCTGCAGGTAGCGGGACGGCGCCGCGGgctccccgccgagccccccccccgagcccccccggcccccgcggtgACGGTGCCCCTGTTCCCGCAGGGACTGCCTGCGCCAGGTGATCAACTACAGCGAGGAGCCGGAGGTGGCCTGTCCCTTCCGCGACGACTCCTACGCCTGCGGCAGCCACCTCCAGGAGCGGGAGATCCGGGCGGTGAGTGTGCcggcggtgcggtgcggcgcggcgcggcacggccgGCGGACCCGGCGCTGACCCTGCCCCGTGTCCCCAGCTGGTGTCACCGGAGGAGTACCGGCGCTTCCTCGAGCGGAGCTTGGTGCTGGCCGAGCGGCGCACCCAGAACAGCTTCCACTGCAAGACCACCGACTGCAGGGGCTGGTGCATCTACGAGGACTCGGTGAACGAGTTTCGCTGCCCCATCTGCCAGGCCCTCAACTGCCTGCTCTGCAAGGTGGGCCGCCGTGctgtgccccccaccccggggaggccgtggggctggcgcAGGGGGTCCGAGCGGCGGCCGGCCCCGTGCATccccccgcccggggcggcgGAGCTGAGCGCTGCTGTCTCCGCGCCTCCAGGCCATCCACGAAGGGAAGAACTGCCGCCAGTACCAGGACGACCTGCAGGTGCAGGCGCAGAACGACGCCGCTGCCCGGCAGACCAACGACATGCTGCAGGTAGgagcgccgggggggccctgcacccTCCGCGGGGGGGGGACCAGGCGTGCTGGGCCCCGGCACCCTGCCCGCGTCGGCGGGACGGGGtcgggcagcccccccccgcgctgccggcgcgTCCCTGACGGCTGCCTCCCGCCGCGCAGACGCTGGTGCAGCTCGGGGAGGCCATGCACTGCCCCACGTGCCTCATCATCGTCCAGAAGAAGGACGGCTGCGACTGGATCCGCTGCACCGTCTGCCAGACCGAGATCTGCTGGGTGACCAAGGGGCCGCGCTGGGGGCCCGGGGTGagctgccggcggggaggggggggtccgCGGCGTGGCCTGGGCTGCCGAGCGCGGCGGGTCCCCGTCtgaccccctctcccccccctccagGGCCCCGGGGACACCAGCGGGGGCTGTCGCTGCAACGTCAACGGACAGAGGTGCCACCCCCGGTGCCAGAACTGCCACTgagcccccgccccgcggggacAGCGGACtggaggcggccgggcggggagcggctCTCCCCCCTCCGCCGGACGTCCCGGCGGTCCGGCCCGCGGGACGGTGACGCGTGCGGGCGTCCTcctgcccggcgcggcgctcccAGGCCGGCGGCAGCCAGAGGACGGGATGGACTGAGGGGCCCTCGCGCCCGGAGGTGCTGCGTGGCCGACGGCCTCTGCTCTGCCCCGTGCAGGGAGCACGCGGGGACCTGGCCCCACACCGTGCCGGGACacgggggaggccggggcgggcggctccgcgcAGCCTCCCGGCCGGCGCGACCCACACGAGCAGCGCGGGGCGTCCCAATAAAGCTGTGTGCGTACCCACGCGTTGCCTTCGGGACCGTCGCGGCCCTCATTGACCACGCGAGACCGGCGCGGGGTGGACGAGCCGTTTAATGCGATCACAACACGATACAGACGTGGGCTGCGGCAGgcgccggccccgcagccgggccggctggggcgggcagagccgcggccccggcacaGACACCACACCACGCTTTCCCCTTGGACGACAGCGTTTATTCCCGCGTCCCCGGACCGCGCGAGCACAGACGGCAGCCCGCCGCGCAGACCGGGCGCCGGCAGCGTTTGTGCGTGGCGAGGGCGTCGTTAAATAACCGGGCCGAGGCGCCCGCGTGGAGCGCGGCCTGCCCGCCTGTGCGTCCCGCTGCGCGCGCGGCCCTGCGCCCTGGCAGTCGTGCGCCGCGGGCGCGTGGCCGCGCGAGGGGCTCCCCGCCGCCGTGTCTATTTGGGGGGCCGGTAGAccattttcctgctctttagCACAGACCATTTGTGGCGCTTCATGTAGTAGAAGAGGGACGCCAGGAGCCCGGTGATCATCAGCATCTGGGGAGGAAGCACGGAGTCAGCCCCGGCGCGCCGCAGCGGGAAGGCGCCGGGGTGGGGGCACAGGCACCGGGGAGGGGGCGACGCGCCggcccgtgcccccccccacagcacccaccttCAAGCCCATGCGTTTGCGGTGGTCGTGCTCCGGCTCCGCCGCCCACCGCAGGAAGGTGCAGACGTCCTTGGCGAGCTGCGACATGGTGGCGGGGGTGCCTGGGGAGGGCAGAGCGAGCTGAGCGCCCCGGCACGGCGACgcacccggcccccccccccagcccccccgcttACCGTCGTCGTACTCCAGGATCTCGTTGTAGATGGGGGGGGCCATGCCGATGGCCTGCCCGGGGAAGTAGGGGTTGTAGTGCAGCCCTTCCCTGACCGTGACGCCGGTGGGGGGGTCGCAGTAGCCGGTGAGGAGGGAGAACACGTAGTCCTCGCCGCCGTGCCTGCCACGCAGACCCGGGGTGAAGTCGCAACGGGGCCGCggaggccgccccggcgccggggcccccgcaaCGGGGAACCCCTCGGccaggcggcgcggggccggccgagCGGAGCCGCGGGGCACGTGCGCGACGCGGCAGCCTCACCGCGCGTTGACGATGTAGCTGAGGTCGGGGGGCAGCGCCCCGTTGTTGGCGGCGCGCGCCGCCTCGGGGTTGGGGTAGGGCTTGGGGAAGTAGTCGGAGATCTTGCCGGGGCGCGTGAACATCTCCCCGTCCTCGTTGGGGCCGTCCACCACCTCCACCTGTTTGGGGGGGAAGCGGCGCTCAGCCGGGGGGGGGCCACGCGCGGCCGCGATGCCCtgtgcgccgcggggccggctcaCCTCCTCAGCCAGCGCCTTGACCTCCTCCTCGGTGTGGGTGACGCCGATGAGGTTGCGGAAGGCCAGGTACTCCATGCTGTGGCAGGCGGAGCACACCTGCTTGTACACCTGGTAGCCGCGCCGCAGGCTGCGGGGAGGAGCCGGACGTGAGCCGCgtccccgccgtgtccccgccgcggccccgccgcggcccccgccgtaCCTGCCGTGGTCCAGGGAGGAGAGCATGCCGCCGTGGCTCCAGGGGAAGCTGGGCGGGTGCATCTCCAGCTCGCCGGCGCTCACGGCCGCCCCCAGCGCCAGggcgagccccgcgccgcccgccgccgcccccagcgcccACAGGGCCGCCTTcctgccgccggccgggccggacgaggacgaggacgaggacgaggacgagaGGCGGGCCTGCAGCACAGCCGTCAGCCCGCGCCGCAGCCGGAGCCCCCGGCACGGTGCGAGGGCACCCTGGGACCCCTCAGTGGGGTCTGCAGCGAGCCCCGGGGGCCCCCCGGGAGCCAGGCACCGGCAGGGCACGGATCGGGATACCGGGGGGGCTCTGCAGGGAATGACCAGGCCCAGCACGGCCACACACCGAGCTGGGCCAGGCATACTGGGCCTGGAGAGCTGAACTGGGGGTACTGGGAATACTGGGGGTACCAGGAGCACTAGGGGTACCAGGGATACCAGGCCTGGGGTGCCGAACCGGGGGTACTGGGAATACTGGGGGTACCAGGAGCACCAGGGGTACCGTACCAGGGATACCAGGAGCACTGGGGATACCAGGCCAAGGATACCAGACTGGGGATACCGGGCTACCGGCAATATCAGGCCAGGGGTGCCACAGCAaggatactgggagcactggagataCCAGGCCAGGGATACCAGGAGCACCGGGGATACTGGGCCAAGGGTGCTGTACCGGGGATACTGGGCCAGGGATACCAGGGGTACCAGGAATACCGGGCCAGGGGATACCAGGGGTGCCGGGGATACCGGGGATGCTGGACTGGTGGGGCTGGGGATACGGGGCATGCTGGGCCGGCAGCACCGGGGATACCAAGGGCACTGGGGATACTGGGCCACAGATACCAGGCCTAGAGTGCTGTACCACGGGtactggggatactgggagcacCGGGGATACCGGGCCAGGGATGCCAGGCTAGGGATACCGGGGATGCTGGGGATACCAGGAACACCAGGGATACCGGGTCAGGGATGCCAGGCTGGGGATACCGGGGGTACCACGGGCGCCGGAGATACCGGGGATGCTGGGGATACCGGGCCAGGGATACTGGTGGTACTGGGGGCGCTGGAGATGCCAGGGGAGCCAGGCTGGCAGCACTGGGGATACCAAGGGCGCCAGGGATACCGGGGGGGGCTGGGTGGGCAGAACCGGGGATACCGGGGATACCAGGCTGAGGATACCAGGGGTACCGGGGGCGCTGGAGATACCAGGGATGCTGGGGATACCGGGAGCACCAGGGGTACCGGGGATACCGGGCTTGATGTGCCGTATCGGTGGTACCAGGCCAGGGATGCCAGGCTGGGGATACCGGGGGTACCGGGGATACCAGGCCAGGGGTGCTGTACCGGGGGTACCGGGCCAAGGATACCGGGGGTACCGGAGATGCCGGGGGAGCCAGGCCAGCAGCACCGGGGATACCAAGGACGCCGGGGatacgggggggggggcgggccggcggaaccggggacaccggggataCCAGGAGCACCGGGGACACCAGGGCACGGATGCCAGGCTGGGGATACCGCGGGCACCG
This Dromaius novaehollandiae isolate bDroNov1 chromosome 2, bDroNov1.hap1, whole genome shotgun sequence DNA region includes the following protein-coding sequences:
- the SHARPIN gene encoding sharpin isoform X2, whose amino-acid sequence is MVFSFEEEREAQKWWTVVSSSLREVQKASDSSSMLASPAPSLPVAAGGTSAAEDPEEALFSELTKTEDLALHLAQAIEFGDEEVASQCAAALARQQASLSILLKESSYPTDEISMKVVVEDATSSASITIRVYAHTTIATLKQQVFQDYGFHPLVQRWIIGQCLCVDERTVSSYGIRRDGDTAFLYLLLAKTVELTEQRYEEDQAQIMLSSTCSLTDSAGASASAGEKRKYNTLPSMSPKKAWGNDNSRKMDIGEISQHLDMLQIGDLFTNQPKPAPASAALPSPVQAGWSCPKCTFINKPTRPGCEMCSTDRPADYVVPGSYKPDETELWRMQQEQEGILQYQQALEAERMRNFQQLLQMEAEVLVPNQEVLECRICYQQVAPGEGVLLRECLHNFCRDCLRQVINYSEEPEVACPFRDDSYACGSHLQEREIRALVSPEEYRRFLERSLVLAERRTQNSFHCKTTDCRGWCIYEDSVNEFRCPICQALNCLLCKAIHEGKNCRQYQDDLQVQAQNDAAARQTNDMLQTLVQLGEAMHCPTCLIIVQKKDGCDWIRCTVCQTEICWVTKGPRWGPGGPGDTSGGCRCNVNGQRCHPRCQNCH
- the SHARPIN gene encoding sharpin isoform X1, whose protein sequence is MALPGAPAPAAAAAAAAASAPPPTVLMAVRVGLARAPRPPPPPAAALRLQLSVEPAPGGQRRFRLGLRHSEAGGSASIAEYDLKDISYKVKSPTCHELTVLGSADEPMVFSFEEEREAQKWWTVVSSSLREVQKASDSSSMLASPAPSLPVAAGGTSAAEDPEEALFSELTKTEDLALHLAQAIEFGDEEVASQCAAALARQQASLSILLKESSYPTDEISMKVVVEDATSSASITIRVYAHTTIATLKQQVFQDYGFHPLVQRWIIGQCLCVDERTVSSYGIRRDGDTAFLYLLLAKTVELTEQRYEEDQAQIMLSSTCSLTDSAGASASAGEKRKYNTLPSMSPKKAWGNDNSRKMDIGEISQHLDMLQIGDLFTNQPKPAPASAALPSPVQAGWSCPKCTFINKPTRPGCEMCSTDRPADYVVPGSYKPDETELWRMQQEQEGILQYQQALEAERMRNFQQLLQMEAEVLVPNQEVLECRICYQQVAPGEGVLLRECLHNFCRDCLRQVINYSEEPEVACPFRDDSYACGSHLQEREIRALVSPEEYRRFLERSLVLAERRTQNSFHCKTTDCRGWCIYEDSVNEFRCPICQALNCLLCKAIHEGKNCRQYQDDLQVQAQNDAAARQTNDMLQTLVQLGEAMHCPTCLIIVQKKDGCDWIRCTVCQTEICWVTKGPRWGPGGPGDTSGGCRCNVNGQRCHPRCQNCH
- the LOC112991946 gene encoding cytochrome c1, heme protein, mitochondrial: MAAVRCLALRPYGRLLLSPRAAPPPPPRAAPARLSSSSSSSSSSGPAGGRKAALWALGAAAGGAGLALALGAAVSAGELEMHPPSFPWSHGGMLSSLDHGSLRRGYQVYKQVCSACHSMEYLAFRNLIGVTHTEEEVKALAEEVEVVDGPNEDGEMFTRPGKISDYFPKPYPNPEAARAANNGALPPDLSYIVNARHGGEDYVFSLLTGYCDPPTGVTVREGLHYNPYFPGQAIGMAPPIYNEILEYDDGTPATMSQLAKDVCTFLRWAAEPEHDHRKRMGLKMLMITGLLASLFYYMKRHKWSVLKSRKMVYRPPK